A single window of Selenomonas sputigena DNA harbors:
- a CDS encoding type II toxin-antitoxin system HicB family antitoxin: MSKYAFPAIFRWDEEEQVYDVTFPDIENCFTAGENQPEALENAADALALILCDMEDEHAVIPLPAPLDTLSAGEKGFVSLVAADTDAYREIIERENNPIKYARKQAGLNIKMLAELLGAPYRTVQEWNAGRRLPPPWVQRLIVEKIEANA; the protein is encoded by the coding sequence ATGAGCAAATACGCTTTTCCTGCAATCTTTCGCTGGGATGAGGAGGAACAGGTCTATGACGTGACCTTTCCCGATATTGAGAACTGCTTCACCGCTGGTGAAAATCAGCCTGAGGCTTTGGAGAACGCCGCCGATGCACTCGCCCTGATCTTGTGCGATATGGAAGACGAGCACGCCGTCATCCCCCTGCCTGCCCCCCTCGACACTTTGTCTGCTGGCGAAAAAGGCTTCGTGAGCCTCGTCGCTGCTGACACCGACGCTTATCGGGAGATCATCGAGCGCGAAAACAATCCCATCAAATATGCACGCAAACAGGCAGGTCTGAACATCAAGATGCTGGCCGAGCTTCTGGGCGCTCCCTATCGTACGGTACAGGAGTGGAATGCCGGCCGCCGTCTGCCGCCGCCCTGGGTGCAGCGTCTCATCGTTGAGAAAATCGAAGCCAACGCCTGA
- the ybaK gene encoding Cys-tRNA(Pro) deacylase codes for MNLWYNRICIRSSFLLEIADAETVSDMKGQKKTNAARILDGLSISYELREFPVDLDDLSAVHAAEMLHMPVEQVFKTLVARTDKAGVVMACIPGAAELDLKALAKAAASKKAEMVHLKEVLALTGYQRGGCSPLGAKKEYPVFLDASAKAWDKIAVSAGRRGEQIVLAPADLERAVHATTAQLTR; via the coding sequence GTGAACCTATGGTATAATAGAATCTGCATCCGAAGCAGCTTTTTGCTTGAGATTGCGGATGCAGAAACGGTGAGCGATATGAAGGGGCAGAAGAAGACGAATGCGGCGCGGATTCTCGACGGGCTGTCGATTTCGTACGAGCTGCGGGAGTTTCCCGTCGACTTGGACGACCTCAGCGCCGTCCATGCGGCCGAGATGCTCCATATGCCTGTGGAGCAGGTATTCAAGACGCTCGTCGCCCGCACGGACAAGGCGGGCGTCGTCATGGCGTGCATTCCGGGCGCGGCGGAGCTTGACCTCAAGGCTCTCGCTAAGGCCGCCGCGAGCAAGAAGGCGGAGATGGTGCATCTCAAGGAAGTGCTTGCGCTCACGGGTTATCAGCGCGGCGGCTGCTCGCCGCTCGGTGCGAAGAAAGAGTATCCTGTGTTCCTCGACGCTTCGGCGAAAGCTTGGGACAAGATTGCCGTCAGCGCGGGCAGGCGCGGCGAACAGATCGTGCTCGCGCCCGCCGATTTGGAGCGTGCCGTCCATGCGACGACGGCGCAGCTGACGCGCTGA
- a CDS encoding ABC-F family ATP-binding cassette domain-containing protein, producing MISTSGLTLQFGKRVLFKDVSIKFTPGNCYGIIGANGAGKSTFLRVLAGDIEPSKGSVDITPGERLAVLKQDHYAFDEVEVLRTVMLGHERLVAIMDEKDALYQKEDFSDADGMRASELEAEFADMNGWDAEPEAERLLNGLGIEPSKHHKKMADLTDKEKVRVLLAQALFGSPDVLLLDEPTNHLDIESINWLEAFLDDFPNTVIVVSHDRHFLNEVCTYIADVDFGSIQLYAGNYDFWLKSSQLALQMAKDANKKKEEKIKELQTFIQRFSANASKSKQATSRKKLLEKITLDDIKPSSRRYPYIAFTPDREAGDQLLQVSGLTKTIDGEKVLNNVSFTLKKGDKVAFVGPNSVGKTALFEILMGNMEADAGTFKWGVTTTQAYLPKDNNEFFDDVDLNLVDWLRQYSRDPDESFVRGFLGRMLFSGEESQKKAKVISGGERVRCMLSRMMLSGANVLLLDEPTNHLDLESITALNDGLIAFSGTVLFVSHDHEFIQTIANRIIDITPEGVVDRVTTYDEFLENETVRQQLEEKYGKKS from the coding sequence ATGATTAGTACAAGCGGGCTGACGCTGCAGTTTGGCAAGCGCGTTTTGTTCAAGGATGTAAGCATCAAGTTCACGCCGGGCAACTGCTATGGCATCATCGGCGCGAACGGCGCGGGCAAGTCGACGTTTTTGCGCGTCCTTGCGGGCGACATCGAGCCGTCGAAAGGCTCGGTCGACATCACGCCAGGCGAGCGCCTTGCCGTGCTCAAGCAGGATCACTACGCCTTCGATGAGGTCGAGGTTTTGCGCACGGTCATGCTCGGTCACGAGCGTCTCGTCGCCATCATGGATGAGAAGGATGCGCTCTATCAGAAGGAGGACTTCTCCGATGCCGACGGCATGAGAGCCTCGGAGCTTGAAGCGGAGTTCGCCGACATGAACGGATGGGATGCAGAGCCTGAGGCGGAGCGCCTCTTAAACGGCCTCGGCATCGAGCCTTCGAAGCATCACAAGAAGATGGCAGATCTTACGGACAAGGAGAAGGTGCGCGTGCTCTTGGCGCAGGCGCTTTTCGGCAGTCCCGATGTGCTGCTCCTCGATGAGCCGACAAACCATCTCGACATCGAGTCGATCAACTGGCTCGAAGCCTTCCTCGATGACTTCCCGAACACGGTCATCGTCGTCTCGCATGACCGCCATTTCCTCAATGAGGTCTGCACCTATATCGCTGACGTGGACTTCGGATCGATTCAGCTCTATGCGGGCAACTATGATTTCTGGCTCAAGTCGAGCCAGCTCGCCCTGCAGATGGCGAAAGATGCGAACAAGAAGAAAGAGGAGAAGATCAAGGAACTGCAGACCTTCATCCAACGCTTCAGCGCCAACGCCTCGAAGTCGAAGCAGGCGACCTCGCGCAAGAAGCTGCTCGAAAAGATCACGCTCGATGACATCAAGCCATCCTCGCGCCGCTATCCCTACATCGCCTTCACGCCCGACCGCGAGGCGGGCGACCAGCTATTGCAGGTCAGCGGCCTGACGAAGACGATCGACGGCGAGAAGGTGCTGAATAACGTGAGCTTCACGCTCAAAAAGGGGGACAAGGTCGCCTTCGTCGGCCCGAATTCCGTGGGCAAGACGGCGCTCTTCGAGATCCTCATGGGCAATATGGAGGCGGATGCAGGCACGTTCAAATGGGGCGTGACGACGACGCAGGCGTACTTGCCGAAGGACAACAACGAATTTTTCGATGACGTCGACCTGAACCTCGTCGACTGGCTGCGCCAGTATTCGCGCGACCCGGACGAGTCGTTTGTGCGCGGCTTTCTGGGACGCATGCTCTTTTCGGGCGAGGAGAGTCAGAAGAAGGCGAAGGTCATCTCGGGCGGCGAGCGCGTGCGCTGCATGTTGTCGCGCATGATGCTTTCGGGCGCGAACGTGCTGCTTCTCGACGAGCCGACGAACCACCTCGACTTGGAGTCCATCACGGCATTGAACGACGGACTGATCGCCTTTTCGGGCACGGTACTTTTCGTTTCGCACGACCACGAGTTTATTCAGACGATCGCAAATCGCATCATCGACATCACGCCTGAGGGTGTTGTCGACCGCGTGACGACATACGATGAATTCCTGGAAAACGAGACGGTGCGCCAGCAGCTCGAAGAAAAGTACGGCAAGAAGAGCTAA
- a CDS encoding type II toxin-antitoxin system HicA family toxin codes for MKTSELLRILKNHACTMVEHGGRHDKYYSPITGRVFVVWRHKREIPTGTVQKILKQAGIQQP; via the coding sequence ATGAAAACATCTGAGCTTTTGAGAATCCTCAAAAATCATGCTTGCACGATGGTCGAACATGGCGGCAGGCACGATAAATATTATAGTCCGATCACGGGGCGCGTATTCGTCGTTTGGCGGCACAAAAGGGAAATTCCGACTGGAACGGTGCAGAAAATTTTGAAACAAGCTGGAATCCAGCAGCCGTGA
- the aroH gene encoding chorismate mutase, with the protein MRGIRGAITVEKDTKAEIFQAVKLMVMGMCRTNKIDPSDIGAAIFSATPDLKSAFPAAGARFLKGFDAVPLFDTLEPEIENSLPRCIRALLLVDTDKPQSEIRHIYLGGAISLRPDLQVEE; encoded by the coding sequence ATGCGTGGGATCAGGGGTGCGATCACGGTAGAAAAGGATACGAAGGCTGAGATATTTCAAGCGGTGAAACTCATGGTCATGGGTATGTGCCGTACGAACAAGATTGATCCTTCAGACATCGGAGCGGCGATTTTTTCCGCGACGCCCGATCTCAAGTCGGCATTTCCGGCTGCGGGTGCGAGATTCTTGAAAGGGTTCGATGCAGTGCCGCTTTTTGACACGCTGGAGCCGGAGATCGAAAATTCTTTGCCGCGCTGCATACGGGCGCTCTTGCTCGTTGATACGGACAAGCCGCAGAGTGAGATTCGCCACATCTACCTGGGCGGCGCCATTTCGCTGCGCCCGGATCTTCAAGTGGAGGAGTAG
- a CDS encoding RidA family protein: MKKEIITENAPKAIGPYSQGVRTSGGFIFASGQIPLDPQTGELVAGGIAEQTERVLENLKAVLEAAECSLEDVVKTTVYLKDIEDFAAMNTVYAKYFKVCPPARVCVEVARLPKDALIEIDCVASEGQNYSY, encoded by the coding sequence ATGAAAAAAGAAATCATCACGGAAAATGCGCCGAAAGCGATCGGCCCGTACTCGCAGGGAGTTCGCACGTCGGGCGGCTTCATCTTCGCTTCGGGGCAGATTCCGCTCGACCCACAGACGGGCGAACTCGTCGCGGGCGGCATTGCCGAGCAGACCGAGCGCGTGCTGGAAAACCTCAAGGCCGTTCTCGAAGCCGCTGAATGCTCTCTGGAAGATGTTGTTAAGACAACAGTCTATCTGAAGGACATCGAGGACTTCGCGGCGATGAACACGGTGTACGCGAAGTATTTCAAAGTTTGCCCGCCTGCACGCGTCTGCGTCGAGGTGGCGCGACTGCCGAAGGACGCGCTCATTGAGATCGACTGCGTCGCTTCGGAAGGGCAGAATTATTCCTATTGA
- a CDS encoding glucosaminidase domain-containing protein, whose protein sequence is MGFKGSFQGKAVLTALVLGTFAFSLPSAADARRLHDPQVETKVEMHQGIEQGRTKETKVQAAHAQQPLSERIKDILNPPAPEKKPVEKMPGVLVTAPRTADAILGAAMATEKQCVDYLLMNNPHPDISVSPEALVSYYYKEGAREGVRPDVAFAQALKETGFFRYGGTVTPDQNNYCGLGTTSATVKGAYFSTSELGVRAHIQHLLAYASTRRPALPIVDPRYDLVRSTYGARTLGTWTDLNGRWAVPGHTYGQSIMQLFRDILRQ, encoded by the coding sequence TTGGGTTTCAAGGGGTCTTTTCAGGGTAAGGCAGTTTTGACGGCGCTCGTGCTCGGCACATTTGCTTTTTCGCTTCCATCGGCGGCAGACGCCAGACGCCTGCATGATCCGCAGGTGGAAACGAAAGTGGAAATGCATCAGGGCATCGAGCAGGGCAGGACGAAGGAGACGAAGGTTCAGGCAGCGCACGCGCAGCAGCCGCTTTCCGAGCGCATCAAGGACATCTTGAATCCTCCTGCGCCCGAAAAGAAGCCAGTGGAAAAAATGCCGGGCGTTCTCGTGACGGCGCCGCGCACAGCGGACGCCATCTTGGGCGCAGCGATGGCGACGGAAAAGCAGTGCGTCGATTATCTGCTGATGAACAACCCGCATCCGGACATCTCCGTTTCGCCGGAAGCGCTCGTTTCGTATTATTATAAGGAAGGCGCACGCGAAGGTGTGCGGCCCGATGTGGCGTTTGCGCAGGCGCTGAAGGAAACGGGCTTCTTCCGCTACGGCGGCACGGTCACGCCCGATCAGAACAATTACTGCGGTCTCGGCACGACGAGCGCGACGGTCAAGGGCGCGTACTTTTCTACGTCGGAGCTGGGCGTGCGCGCGCATATTCAGCACCTTCTGGCCTATGCGTCGACGCGCCGCCCCGCCTTGCCCATCGTCGATCCGCGCTACGACCTAGTGCGCTCGACGTACGGCGCTCGCACGCTCGGCACATGGACGGATCTCAATGGACGTTGGGCGGTGCCCGGACATACGTACGGTCAGAGCATCATGCAGCTTTTCCGCGACATCCTGCGCCAGTGA
- the pfp gene encoding diphosphate--fructose-6-phosphate 1-phosphotransferase has protein sequence MIGIKNVIAIICGGGPAPGINSVISAVTIEADRHGWDVLGIYDGFSRLARGEKKYVRLDMERVNRIHLTGGCILQMSRYNPTKKESDLRTVVDTLTELGVTHVVTIGGDDTAYSAMAVSNYARQIGKTINVVHVPKTIDNDLPLPEGIPTFGFETARAFGTEEIENLMEDARTSNNRWYFTIAMGRTAGHLALGMGRSAGAALTIIPEEFAAESIPLQQVVDIITGSIVKRYLTGHNYGVAVIAEGVIEKIAQEDFQKLGNLVLDEHGHIRYAELDFGEILKQAVLAEVKKIGIKIAIVDKEIGYELRCATPIAYDIDYARSLGYEAVQFLMRGETGALITLQDNQAKPLFFDEIKDPETGKTKVRKVNIESVHYKIARGFMMRMEKEDLDDPGLANAYHMEKDEFKERYAYLFE, from the coding sequence ATGATCGGAATCAAGAATGTCATTGCCATTATCTGTGGCGGCGGGCCAGCGCCCGGCATCAACAGCGTTATTTCCGCCGTGACCATCGAGGCTGACCGCCATGGCTGGGACGTACTCGGCATCTACGATGGTTTTTCGCGCCTCGCGCGCGGCGAGAAGAAGTATGTGCGCCTCGACATGGAGCGCGTGAACCGCATCCATCTGACAGGCGGCTGCATCCTGCAGATGTCGCGCTACAATCCGACGAAGAAGGAATCCGACCTGCGCACAGTTGTCGATACTTTGACGGAACTTGGCGTTACGCACGTCGTGACGATCGGTGGCGATGACACGGCGTACAGCGCTATGGCGGTGTCGAATTACGCGCGTCAGATCGGCAAGACGATCAACGTCGTCCATGTGCCAAAGACCATCGACAACGACCTGCCGCTGCCCGAGGGCATCCCGACGTTCGGTTTCGAGACGGCGCGCGCTTTCGGCACGGAGGAGATTGAAAACCTCATGGAGGACGCACGTACGAGCAACAATCGCTGGTACTTCACGATCGCTATGGGACGCACTGCGGGACACTTGGCGCTCGGTATGGGGCGCTCGGCAGGCGCGGCTCTGACGATCATTCCCGAGGAGTTCGCGGCGGAGTCGATTCCCTTGCAGCAAGTCGTCGACATCATCACGGGGTCGATTGTCAAGCGCTACTTGACGGGGCACAACTACGGCGTCGCCGTCATCGCCGAGGGTGTCATCGAGAAGATCGCGCAGGAGGACTTCCAAAAGCTTGGCAATCTCGTACTCGACGAACATGGCCACATTCGCTACGCGGAACTGGACTTCGGCGAAATCCTGAAGCAGGCGGTACTCGCCGAAGTCAAGAAGATCGGCATCAAGATCGCCATCGTGGACAAGGAAATCGGCTACGAGCTTCGCTGTGCCACGCCGATCGCCTACGACATCGACTATGCACGCTCCTTGGGCTACGAGGCCGTGCAGTTTCTCATGCGCGGCGAGACGGGGGCGCTCATCACTCTGCAGGACAACCAGGCGAAGCCGCTCTTCTTCGACGAGATCAAGGATCCTGAGACGGGCAAGACGAAGGTGCGCAAGGTCAATATCGAGTCTGTCCACTACAAAATTGCGCGTGGTTTCATGATGCGCATGGAAAAGGAGGATCTCGACGATCCCGGCCTCGCCAATGCCTATCATATGGAAAAGGACGAGTTCAAGGAGAGGTACGCCTATCTTTTTGAGTGA
- a CDS encoding ABC1 kinase family protein — MFAKAFREAWRKEDQGSATRLREMVEVLRARDIVHGITPEKLRLILEDLGPTFVKLGQIMSMRPDFLPQEYCDELMKLQTEANPLPFSVIEKVIEQEYQRRWTRIFRSIDEEALGSASIAQVHCAVLLDGEKVVIKVQRPGVHDIMSKDIVLLKRAAGILKILGPAQDVVDFSMVLDELWAIAKQEMDFVMEANHIEEFRHANQDADFVSCPKVYRHLTTQHVLVMEYVDGIQIDDVAGLKAAGIDVRRIGERLGENYVKQIVEDGYFHADPHPGNIWVRGGKIVWLDLGMMGRLSNKDRAAIRKAIFALAQHDVFEMKAAVLSLGVPQERIDHARLYQDIDALIAQYGDLDFRSLKMGILSRQIMNVLRSHHIAIAPGISMFCRGVMTIEGVMRLVCPEVSFVEILARSMELSFAKGFNWREEAGKAKREGYILLRKSLQLPEQISDILKMTLSGQTKVNLELTGADEPLARLNKMINKLIIALLSAALLLGSSTICTTQMTPKIMEIPFLGVLGYLAAIVLSTRLLWSILRGH, encoded by the coding sequence ATGTTCGCAAAGGCTTTTCGCGAAGCGTGGCGCAAGGAGGATCAAGGCTCGGCGACGCGTCTGCGCGAGATGGTTGAAGTCCTGCGCGCGCGCGACATCGTGCATGGCATAACGCCCGAGAAGCTGCGGCTGATCTTGGAAGATCTCGGACCGACTTTCGTGAAACTCGGGCAGATCATGAGCATGCGTCCGGATTTTCTGCCGCAGGAATACTGTGATGAACTTATGAAACTGCAGACGGAGGCGAACCCCCTGCCGTTTTCCGTCATAGAGAAGGTCATCGAGCAGGAGTATCAGCGTCGCTGGACGCGCATCTTTCGCTCGATTGATGAAGAAGCGCTGGGTTCAGCTTCGATTGCGCAGGTGCACTGCGCGGTGCTCCTGGACGGTGAGAAGGTCGTCATCAAGGTGCAGCGACCAGGCGTGCACGACATCATGAGCAAGGACATCGTGCTCTTGAAGCGCGCGGCGGGCATCTTGAAGATCCTTGGCCCTGCGCAGGACGTCGTGGATTTCAGCATGGTGCTCGATGAGCTTTGGGCGATTGCCAAACAGGAGATGGATTTCGTCATGGAGGCGAACCACATCGAGGAGTTCCGCCATGCGAACCAGGATGCCGACTTCGTAAGCTGTCCCAAGGTCTATCGCCATTTGACGACGCAGCATGTGCTCGTCATGGAGTACGTCGACGGCATACAGATTGACGATGTGGCGGGACTCAAGGCGGCGGGCATCGACGTGCGGCGCATCGGCGAGCGGCTCGGTGAGAATTACGTCAAGCAGATCGTCGAGGATGGCTACTTCCACGCCGACCCGCATCCGGGGAACATCTGGGTGCGCGGCGGTAAGATCGTCTGGCTCGACCTCGGCATGATGGGGCGTCTGTCGAACAAGGATCGCGCGGCAATCCGCAAGGCGATCTTCGCTCTGGCGCAGCATGACGTCTTCGAGATGAAGGCGGCGGTGCTCTCACTCGGCGTGCCGCAGGAGCGCATCGACCATGCGAGGCTCTATCAGGACATCGACGCGCTCATCGCGCAGTACGGAGATCTCGATTTCCGTTCGCTGAAGATGGGCATACTCTCGCGTCAGATCATGAACGTTCTGCGCTCTCATCACATTGCGATTGCGCCGGGCATCAGCATGTTCTGCCGCGGCGTCATGACGATCGAGGGCGTCATGCGCCTCGTATGCCCTGAGGTCAGCTTCGTTGAGATTCTGGCGCGCAGTATGGAACTGAGCTTTGCGAAGGGATTCAACTGGCGCGAGGAAGCCGGCAAGGCGAAGCGTGAGGGCTACATCCTCTTGCGCAAATCCTTGCAGCTGCCCGAGCAGATCTCGGACATTCTGAAGATGACGCTGAGCGGGCAGACGAAGGTCAATCTTGAGCTTACGGGCGCCGATGAGCCGCTCGCGAGGCTCAACAAGATGATCAATAAACTCATCATCGCCCTCCTGAGTGCGGCGCTTCTCCTTGGCTCAAGCACGATCTGCACGACGCAGATGACACCGAAGATCATGGAGATACCGTTTCTGGGCGTCTTGGGCTATCTGGCGGCGATCGTGCTCTCGACGCGGCTCCTGTGGAGCATATTGCGCGGTCATTGA
- the nadE gene encoding NAD(+) synthase has product MLKIASAQMEIQPGRPDANTANILRQMEEAKANHADIVIFPEMAIPGYLLGDTWEQDAFLRDCESCAADIIAASHGIAVIFGSVAVDWTKKNNDGRPRKYNACFVASEGKLCHPEAMPYPFVIKTLLPNYREFDDTRHFFSLQKLARELGTTPKSLISPVSLKIHGRRWKIGCLLCEDGWSDNYETAPMKLLEEYEDLDFYVNISSSPYTLGKNEKRQRLFSAAAKAAGAPLIYINNVGLQNNGKTVYTFDGASAVYSAEGLCVAAAPSYEEGLHYVDVEEIASLPALTPEKKTEIAQIYEALSYGVKNFLDSIRMKKVVVGASGGIDSAVAAALYTSVLGAENVLLINMPSRFNSETTKDLAHALAENLGCYYAVFPIEESVQHTMKQIAATPIELLKTGEKKTLAVSSFLAENIQARDRSSRILAALAAAFGGGFSCNANKAETTVGYSTLYGDQAGFLAALADLWKHQVYDLARYMNEHIFKHEVVPQATIDIVPSAELSDAQNVDEGKGDPLLYPYHDYLFRAFVERWEKATPEDILDWYVKGTLEQQIGCEKGLVKKYFQTPKDFVADLERWWNLFSGLAVAKRIQAPPILAVSRRAYGFDHREAQNGAYYTRAYRKLKEALLK; this is encoded by the coding sequence TTGCTGAAAATCGCGTCCGCACAGATGGAAATACAGCCCGGACGGCCTGACGCCAATACCGCGAACATACTGCGCCAGATGGAAGAAGCGAAAGCGAATCATGCCGACATCGTCATCTTCCCCGAGATGGCGATTCCCGGCTATCTGCTCGGCGATACCTGGGAGCAGGACGCCTTCCTGCGCGACTGCGAATCTTGCGCCGCCGACATCATCGCCGCCTCGCACGGCATCGCCGTCATCTTCGGCAGCGTCGCCGTCGATTGGACGAAGAAAAACAATGACGGTCGGCCGCGCAAGTACAACGCCTGCTTCGTCGCCAGCGAAGGAAAGCTTTGCCATCCCGAGGCAATGCCCTACCCCTTCGTCATCAAGACGCTCCTGCCGAACTATCGGGAGTTCGACGACACACGCCACTTCTTCAGCCTGCAGAAGCTCGCACGCGAGCTGGGCACGACACCCAAGAGCCTGATTTCTCCCGTCTCGCTGAAGATTCACGGCAGACGCTGGAAGATCGGCTGCCTATTGTGTGAAGACGGCTGGAGCGACAATTACGAGACGGCACCGATGAAACTTCTCGAAGAATACGAGGATCTGGACTTCTACGTCAACATTTCCTCCTCCCCCTATACGCTCGGGAAGAACGAGAAGCGCCAGCGCCTCTTCTCTGCCGCAGCCAAGGCGGCAGGGGCGCCGCTCATCTACATCAACAACGTCGGCTTGCAGAACAACGGCAAGACTGTCTACACCTTCGACGGTGCGAGCGCCGTTTACAGCGCGGAAGGTTTATGCGTCGCCGCCGCTCCATCCTACGAGGAAGGGCTGCACTATGTCGATGTCGAAGAAATCGCCTCGCTCCCTGCCCTCACGCCCGAAAAAAAGACCGAAATCGCCCAGATTTACGAAGCGCTTTCCTACGGCGTCAAAAATTTTCTTGACAGCATCCGCATGAAGAAGGTCGTCGTCGGCGCCTCGGGCGGCATCGACTCCGCCGTCGCCGCCGCGCTCTATACGAGCGTCCTCGGCGCAGAAAACGTCCTGCTCATCAACATGCCGAGCCGCTTCAACTCCGAGACGACGAAGGATCTCGCACACGCGCTCGCCGAAAACCTCGGCTGCTATTACGCCGTCTTCCCCATCGAAGAGTCCGTACAGCACACGATGAAGCAGATTGCCGCGACGCCCATCGAGCTTCTGAAGACAGGAGAAAAGAAGACGCTTGCCGTCTCCTCCTTCCTCGCCGAGAACATCCAGGCGCGTGACCGCAGCTCGCGCATCCTCGCCGCCCTCGCCGCAGCCTTCGGCGGCGGCTTCTCGTGCAACGCAAACAAGGCGGAGACGACCGTCGGCTACTCGACGCTCTACGGCGACCAGGCGGGCTTCCTCGCCGCCCTCGCCGACCTTTGGAAGCATCAGGTCTACGATCTTGCACGCTACATGAACGAGCATATCTTCAAGCACGAAGTTGTGCCGCAGGCGACGATCGACATCGTGCCGAGCGCCGAACTGTCCGATGCGCAGAACGTCGACGAGGGCAAGGGCGATCCGCTGCTCTATCCGTACCACGACTATCTGTTCCGCGCCTTCGTCGAGCGCTGGGAAAAGGCGACGCCCGAAGACATCCTCGATTGGTACGTCAAAGGCACGCTTGAGCAGCAAATCGGCTGCGAAAAAGGCCTCGTGAAGAAATATTTCCAGACCCCCAAGGACTTCGTCGCCGACCTTGAACGCTGGTGGAACCTATTTTCCGGTCTCGCCGTCGCCAAGCGCATCCAAGCGCCCCCCATCCTCGCCGTCAGCCGCCGCGCCTACGGTTTCGACCACCGCGAGGCGCAGAACGGCGCCTACTATACAAGAGCCTATCGAAAGCTCAAGGAAGCGCTGCTGAAATGA
- the rpmB gene encoding 50S ribosomal protein L28 has product MASVCEICAKGEMSGMNVSHSHLKTKRKWKPNIQRVRAIVNGETKHVNVCTRCLRSGKVERAI; this is encoded by the coding sequence ATGGCAAGTGTTTGCGAAATCTGTGCAAAGGGCGAGATGTCCGGCATGAATGTCAGCCATTCGCATTTGAAGACGAAGCGCAAGTGGAAGCCGAATATCCAGCGTGTACGCGCGATTGTGAACGGCGAGACGAAGCACGTCAACGTCTGCACGCGCTGCCTGCGCTCGGGCAAAGTCGAGCGTGCCATCTGA
- a CDS encoding NCS2 family permease — translation MLTALALLATFAVVPALWARAGAPFVGAYAATLLAACLATLVAGLFARQPIVVAPALGINVWLVYGVIYPLGVAWQEALAACFIAALLVLLTVTTPLRRIFFASMPRAIAEAARGGVGLLVVFTGLQMGKLVVGSPLTVTMLGSLSEPAAFVALAGLAASLAFWAMGVRAAAFWGVLSAVLLALFEGFLVLPEAPFLLPEGLDRTAFALDFAHLAELSGVVLALWLFLFFDTCGTFAALGEVEEAHGLAERRTLLALAAGNAVAALLGAGPVALAKESVAARAIGARTPLAACAAAAVLLLALFLEPVAAAVLDFSAILAPLLIFSGCLLLKGLRLDWQQTSEHVAFFAVLLVTPLSCSLVAGLGAGMIVYVFLEVFSGRGKKIHPVLFFFAGAFSLYFAYYTP, via the coding sequence GTGCTGACGGCGCTCGCTCTTCTGGCGACATTTGCCGTCGTGCCCGCACTTTGGGCGAGGGCGGGTGCGCCTTTTGTCGGAGCTTATGCGGCGACGCTTCTCGCTGCGTGTTTGGCGACGCTTGTTGCGGGGCTTTTTGCGCGTCAGCCGATTGTCGTCGCGCCTGCGCTCGGCATCAACGTCTGGCTCGTCTACGGCGTCATTTATCCGCTCGGCGTCGCGTGGCAGGAGGCTCTTGCCGCATGCTTTATAGCCGCGCTCCTCGTCCTTCTGACGGTGACTACACCGCTTCGCCGCATCTTTTTCGCGTCGATGCCGCGTGCGATCGCGGAGGCGGCACGCGGCGGCGTGGGCTTGCTCGTCGTCTTTACGGGGCTTCAGATGGGCAAGCTCGTCGTCGGTTCGCCGCTGACGGTGACGATGCTCGGCAGCCTTTCTGAGCCGGCGGCATTTGTCGCGCTCGCAGGCCTTGCGGCATCGCTCGCCTTTTGGGCGATGGGCGTTCGCGCGGCGGCGTTCTGGGGCGTTCTTTCGGCTGTGCTGCTCGCGCTCTTCGAAGGCTTCCTCGTTTTGCCCGAGGCGCCGTTCCTGCTGCCAGAGGGACTTGATCGGACGGCGTTTGCACTTGATTTTGCGCATCTTGCAGAGCTTTCGGGCGTCGTTCTGGCGCTGTGGCTTTTCCTCTTCTTCGATACGTGCGGCACATTCGCCGCACTCGGAGAGGTGGAAGAGGCGCATGGACTTGCCGAAAGGCGCACGCTCCTCGCGCTTGCCGCAGGAAATGCCGTCGCAGCGCTCCTCGGCGCTGGCCCCGTCGCCTTGGCGAAGGAGTCCGTGGCGGCGCGTGCCATCGGCGCGCGCACGCCGCTCGCTGCCTGTGCGGCGGCAGCCGTTCTGCTTCTCGCGCTGTTCCTGGAGCCTGTGGCGGCGGCCGTTCTCGACTTTTCGGCGATTCTCGCGCCGCTCCTCATCTTTTCCGGCTGTTTGCTCCTCAAGGGGCTGCGGCTCGACTGGCAGCAGACGTCGGAACATGTCGCGTTCTTCGCCGTGCTTCTCGTGACGCCATTGTCCTGCAGTCTTGTTGCAGGATTGGGCGCAGGGATGATCGTCTATGTTTTTTTGGAGGTCTTTTCGGGACGAGGGAAGAAGATTCATCCGGTACTGTTCTTTTTCGCGGGGGCTTTCTCGCTTTATTTCGCGTACTATACGCCGTGA